AGGTGGAGCCTTTAAAAGTTTCCAAGTACCCATCCCAACTCTGGAGACAGCCAACAGCAGGAGGCACCTGTGTTGATGGCTCCGGGGTTGGAATCCAGGTAATTGGGCAGTGTGAGCCCGAAGAAGATGGAAAATCCGAGCACGAAGAGGTTGCGGGAGGAGTTCATATCCACGAACTGCAGGTTGGACAGGCCCACGGCGGTAATCATGCCTGCAGGCACATAGGAGCTGATAGCGGCCTGGTGGGCACAGCACGAGCGTCCCGCCTCCTGCGTCGTGCCCGGACCCATGCCTGGCACTCACCGAAGAGGGTGCAGAACATACCCCCCAGGATGGGGTCAGGGAGCGAGGCAAAGAGGGCCGTGAACTTGCCAATGATGCCCAGGATCAGCATGATACCAGCGCCGAACTGTACCACGCGCCGGCTGCCCACCTGTGGGGCATGGGGGAGCCAGGGCTACAGCCAGGACCAGGCACACGCGGGCTTTGTTCCAGGGGTGGGGGGCCTGGGTGTAGGGGCGAGACCTCCCCCACAAAGACAGGGTAAGGCTAGGCTGGGACAAGGCCTGTGGCCCACGGAATGGGGGCAGAAGCTGTGTGCCACCCAGGCTCCCGGCCGCACCTTGGTAATCCCCAGGACGCCGATGTTGGGGCTGGACGAAGTGGACCCATTGCCCGTACCCAGCAGCCCCGCGATAATGCAACAGACACCTTCGGTGAAGATACCCCTGTAAGGAGGGATGGGTGAGTAGGCATCACCGTGGCTGGTGCCCACAGCCACTGCCGGGCCAGAGGTGAGTCTGGGAGCCAGGCGCCTACTCCCTTGGATAGTTCTAGACTTCAAtatccttatctataaaatagggATAATGACAGCCCGGCCTCAGGATGGTTATCAGCAGATCCCAGAAGAGCAGGCAAGACTGGGCGGGGGAGCCTGTCAGTCTCAGCTCCTCCCAGCAGCCAGAGTGAGTCAGAGAGCATCCCCATTACATAAGCCAAGAAAATGAGGTCTGGGGAGTGCTAGGAACTTGGCCGCGTCTGCGCCTCTGGGACTCAACCCCTTCCCTCATTTGCTGCCTGAGCGGCTCCAACAGTGAGGGGGCAGGTGGCACACCTGTTGATGGCATGTACCGGAGGGGGCGGCGCACCAGCCAGCCGGGCGCAAGCGTAATAATCTCCAATGGATTCGATGATGCCTGCCAAGGTGGCACTGAACATTCCCAAGACAGCAGccacagtcactgtgggcagGCCCCACTGACCTGGGTCGGGGGAAGACAGGAGGCTGAAGAGCAAGGAgagtgcagggggtgggggatgggcagggcacgggggtggggtggggggaggcatcACCGGGGGAGGCTATGAGGGTCACACGCAGCTCCAGTGGGGCACCAGGGGTCTCACAGGTAgactcagagagaggcagaggggcccaAGTGGGGTTGCTCACAAGGGTAGGGGAGGCGGATCCAGGGTGCAATAGCCATGATCTCCCCACGGGCGTCAGTCCGTGCCTGGAAGCCATAGGCCGTGGAGTCTCTGGGCAGCACATTCGTGATGGTGAGGATATAACAAAGCAGCCACACCGTCATGATGGCCAACACAATCTGAAGCGGGGCGAGAGGCGGCACTGAAGGCACTGGAGGCTTTGGTCCAGGGTCACCAGCTCCTGCttcgcccccagcccagccccagccccagccccagctgggacaGCATCTCCGGCTGCCTCTCACTCCAATGCTGTCCCTCGCCCTTGCCCCACCTTGGTCCCCGGCCCAGGTCCAGCCCCAACCACCAGCCAGGTCCTTACAGGAAACATCTTGAAGATCTGGATGCGAAAGAGAGTGAAGCCCTTGCCCCAGCGGTACACGGGCAGCAGCAACGCGAAGTTGCGCAGGTACTGGGAGAAGAGGACGATCAGGAGAATGGCGCTGGGGAGCAGAGGCACAAGGAGGAGGTGGCTGGTAGGTCAGGCTGGGGCCAGAAATGAGGGGTCAGGACATGAAGCGGGTATGGGTATGGGGCCTGGGGTTGGGCAGGGGTCAGGCCTGGTGCCTGCTCACCAAGCTGAGATGCCCCAATGGGAGCCAGCCCGTTCACCGGCTGTTTGGAAGACTGACAGGCCAATGAGGGAGACAGTGGGGGTGACCGTGAGAGGCCCGATGTAGCtgagcagggccccaggcagtCCCAGCAGTCCGatcaccacctccaccacacTGGACACCATGATTGCACCTTGGATCTGGAGGGGCAAAGATCAGCTATAAGTCACTATGTAAAGGCCATGATGCCACCGCTAGCAGGATGAAGTTTGTGGACAACCTCCTTGAACCCCTCAACTCAACAGTGGCCCTTGCTCCCTCCTCCAGTTCCAGCCTCTTCGACCTCACGTGCAAACCCACCTCTCGCATCCGTGGGTGCCAGATATGGGAGGTGTTCAGAGGCAGACTCCAGTTACCGTAGATCTCCTCTGGGGGCAGAGACAGGGACACTCACAGGACAccgagacagaggcagagaagacgCTGCCATGAATGCGCCCAGGGCCTGAGCTTGGGACAGGTGCCCAGACCTCCAGGCCCCTGGGGGCCCCTCTCCTCCAGCACAGACCCCAGCAGGGTGCCCACCTTCCGGGGGACACTTCCATCTTTCCAGGGAGAGGATGGCTTTGGCTGGAACCAGAAATGCAAACGCACTGGCCTGGAACAGTGGCAGCCTGGGGGTAGGGGGGTGGAGGAGGATTacggagagaggcagggagatgggGACAGAGGCACAAAAGGACAGGGTAGGGTAAGGCAGGGCGCCGGCAAGTCGTGAGGCCCCAGGCAGCCGCGTCTAATGTCTTCTGGGCCCAAGGGGGAAAGAACATCAGCTCAACACCCGCTTCCTTTCCTCTGTGCACTGTGGTGCACAGCTCTGGCATTGGGCAACCTGTCCCCTGGCCCTTATCCCCCGCCACTCAAACcaccatccctgccacccaggcctggggctaCACATACCTGGGGGAGGCCGGAACAGGACCTCCTGAGCCATTTGGGCTGGGAAGCGGTGGTGCTGACTGTGCAGGGCAGGGCTTAGCAGAACCCAGCCAGGGCACATTCACTTAAACCCACAGACTCCTCGTCCTTGTGGGGCGCCCGGGCAGGCCGCTAAATCCAGGGGACCAGGGTAGCAGCTCAGCTGCCCACTGCCGTTAAGGCTGGCCTGGGAGCTGCAGGAGCAGGTGGGGCGCAGAGAGCGCTGTGGTTCCAAGAGGGCCCACCTAGTCCCGCTGCATGGTGCATAGTGCGCAAGCGTGTATGTGTGCGTGCGCAGTCGGGGGGACTTACCGGATTCCCAGCGTGGTCTGCAAGAGGGTGGTGATGCCAACGCACACGAAGATGGTGCCGATGAGCTGACTGACCATGTACTGGTCCTGGCCCACACACAGTGCCTCGGCCAGGAGGAAGGGCACGGCGATGGTGCCGCTGAAGCATGTCAGGTAatgctggggcaggaggaggccggGCGCGCGGGGCGTGAGGCAGGGCCCCCGCGGAGCTTGCCACGAACCAGGCAcctgcctgccctgctgccctggccGCGTGCCCGTGCAGGACGGCCACCCCACGCAAGGCATTCCCCGCGTGTACCAGGCACTCCTTTCTCTGGGCCACTAACTaccaccaccccccgcccccaggtggCAGGCATGGCTTCCTGcaggggctcctggcccctgtcACCTGCTCCCAAGCTCTCAGGCTCCTTTCCCACCCCTGCCTGGGGACAGCCACTGTGCTGACCTAAGGTTACACTTCCTGTTGCCTGAGATAACCTTGACCAGGATGGGGCTGGGATCCTTGGGGAGTGTGCGGAGTAGGGGTAGGGGAGACCCTGGCGAGGCTCACCTGGAAGCCTAGAAGAATGCACAGGTACCAAGGCGGCGTGTCCTCAATCTTGTACAACATGTCAAACTTGGGCTGTGTGGGCAGGGACACCCGGGGGTCCGCTGGGGGAGCCTCTGCTGAGCCCCGGGCCGCATGctgggggcagcagagaggaGTGGATAAGGGTGGAGAGGTGAGGACAGGCAAAGCCCATTCTGCCCCAAATAAGCCAGGCAGCAGCTCAGCAGGGGTCTGAGCCTGGGGTCCCCCCTGACCCCCCACAGTCCATGTGGCCAGTCATCATTCACCCTGGCCTCACCTGGCTCCCACCTCATATTGCTTCTGGCAGGGGTGAGTCCAATGTGCTGGCTCCTAGAGCCCTCAGAACTAGGACATTTTAGCCAGGGGGACTGGGTCCCTAATTCAGAGCACCTGGGGGCACCAGGAGAGGTGCCTACCCTGGTCCTCACTTCTGCCACTGGAGGTCCTTGGAGTATTGCTGGGGAGGCTGGACCCCACCTGTCCCCACTAGCTGGAGTCAGCCAGTCCCGAAGCCGAAGCTCATTCACCGCCAATCCTCCACACacagccacccccccaccccccagaggcCACACTCAGCTTGGGACAGTCACTGTCAAGTTCAGCAGAGCTTTGTCTGCCCTCTCGAGCAGGCCTgacagcccctgcagcccccaccctgctccccccATCCCGCAGCACCTGTGGCTGACCCGCGGCGTCCTGCTGGGCGCTCATGTTTGGAGCACTGCTCGGAGGGGCTCCTGGGGAGAAGGGACGACTTTGCAAAGGCCGAGGAGGACTTTACTCCACACATCAGACATTGTTCGAAGTAAATCTGTAACCAGATCCCCAGCTCGGGATTGCGAAAGGTGAGGTATTAACCCTGGCCACCCGGCCTCCGCCACGGTTGTCTCCAGAGCACTCCTGTCCTGGCCCCCACCTGGCCGCGGGACCTGCTTTGTTTTCCAAGGGGTGAGGAAGGGACAGTCTTGAACGTTTGCCAAGCCCCGGGTGAGGTAACAGCAAAGCAAATGGGAACAGGGGTGCTGGGTATGTGACTCCCTGGCAGAGGCCATTCCCAATTATCGATGACAAGCTGATCGTTATCTTCATCTGTATAGCCATTCTCCTTATTGAGGACTGATCACCACTGCCAGGAACACACAGGCATTGTTGTGGGCAGCCcctggtgctgggtgctggtAACTCCTGCCACAGCCACGAGACACATTCCAGAGGCAGGGTTCGACCAAGGCCACACAAGCAGCGAGGTTTAGCAAACCAGTCCTCAAATGCAGATCGACCTGAATGGTCTCCCCTACACCATCCCCCGGGGTCTTCCAGGTCCCCGAGGCCGGGGACAGAGAGGCCTCTGCACACAGAGCTGCCTAGGCTGGCCCGCCTGGCCTGTGCCCCTCCCAGCTGGGACCCAGTACAAAACAACTTGGGGCCCTTGTTACACAGCCCAGGCAGCCAGGCCAGTGCCCGGCCCTTCTGGCAGGCCCAAGGGCTGTGGACAGGGGGAAATGGGGAGGGGCGGAGGAGCTGAGGCTCCTTGGCCGCTAGGATCTGTGCTGAGGCCCCGGGTCTGCTCCTGTCTGGgtcgccccacccccagccgacCGACAGCCCACCTACTTCTGGGTCGCTGTGCCcatggccaggccctgccctcggGACCCCCGGCCAGCACCGCTCTCCAGCTGGGCAGCAGCTTCATGCCACGGCCCCGAGTCCGTCCGGCCACCAGCCCTTGCTCTGTCTGTCCTCTTCTGTCCCTCACGGCTCCTGCGCTCAGGCTCCCAAAGCCGTCTGACTAGTTCCCAGCCTGGACAACTCCTCAgcacctccctctccttcctcccgcCCTGCACTCCCCAGGGGGCTGTGGACGCCGAGCCCCACCCCTTGCCAACTCTcaacccccccaacacacacagagacaaggcCTGGAAGTGCGT
Above is a genomic segment from Oryctolagus cuniculus chromosome 6, mOryCun1.1, whole genome shotgun sequence containing:
- the SLC23A1 gene encoding solute carrier family 23 member 1 isoform X1, with the translated sequence MKLLPSWRAVLAGGPEGRAWPWAQRPRRAPPSSAPNMSAQQDAAGQPQHAARGSAEAPPADPRVSLPTQPKFDMLYKIEDTPPWYLCILLGFQHYLTCFSGTIAVPFLLAEALCVGQDQYMVSQLIGTIFVCVGITTLLQTTLGIRLPLFQASAFAFLVPAKAILSLERWKCPPEEEIYGNWSLPLNTSHIWHPRMREIQGAIMVSSVVEVVIGLLGLPGALLSYIGPLTVTPTVSLIGLSVFQTAGERAGSHWGISACAILLIVLFSQYLRNFALLLPVYRWGKGFTLFRIQIFKMFPIVLAIMTVWLLCYILTITNVLPRDSTAYGFQARTDARGEIMAIAPWIRLPYPCQWGLPTVTVAAVLGMFSATLAGIIESIGDYYACARLAGAPPPPVHAINRGIFTEGVCCIIAGLLGTGNGSTSSSPNIGVLGITKVGSRRVVQFGAGIMLILGIIGKFTALFASLPDPILGGMFCTLFGMITAVGLSNLQFVDMNSSRNLFVLGFSIFFGLTLPNYLDSNPGAINTGITEVDQILTVLLTTEMFVGGSIAFILDNTVPGSPEERGLIQWKAGAHANSETSASLKSYDFPIGMGTVKRIAFLRYIPICPVFKGFSPRSKDQHSVPEDTPRNTESGSVCTKV
- the SLC23A1 gene encoding solute carrier family 23 member 1 isoform X2 yields the protein MSAQQDAAGQPQHAARGSAEAPPADPRVSLPTQPKFDMLYKIEDTPPWYLCILLGFQHYLTCFSGTIAVPFLLAEALCVGQDQYMVSQLIGTIFVCVGITTLLQTTLGIRLPLFQASAFAFLVPAKAILSLERWKCPPEEEIYGNWSLPLNTSHIWHPRMREIQGAIMVSSVVEVVIGLLGLPGALLSYIGPLTVTPTVSLIGLSVFQTAGERAGSHWGISACAILLIVLFSQYLRNFALLLPVYRWGKGFTLFRIQIFKMFPIVLAIMTVWLLCYILTITNVLPRDSTAYGFQARTDARGEIMAIAPWIRLPYPCQWGLPTVTVAAVLGMFSATLAGIIESIGDYYACARLAGAPPPPVHAINRGIFTEGVCCIIAGLLGTGNGSTSSSPNIGVLGITKVGSRRVVQFGAGIMLILGIIGKFTALFASLPDPILGGMFCTLFGMITAVGLSNLQFVDMNSSRNLFVLGFSIFFGLTLPNYLDSNPGAINTGITEVDQILTVLLTTEMFVGGSIAFILDNTVPGSPEERGLIQWKAGAHANSETSASLKSYDFPIGMGTVKRIAFLRYIPICPVFKGFSPRSKDQHSVPEDTPRNTESGSVCTKV